From a single Nicotiana tabacum cultivar K326 chromosome 8, ASM71507v2, whole genome shotgun sequence genomic region:
- the LOC142162835 gene encoding uncharacterized protein LOC142162835, which yields MVFPNKERTIDIRIARVVQVLTTKEHHTLAPIILSDIYRALTLCKSGAKFFEGCNILLQMWLTEHLRHHPKFMQYGHRRDNFIKSYEERIKDYKSPEGVEAWISHLRSLIASHIEWTLGWLPVKEVIYMSVLKSYLMLLGLKSAQLYAPQRVLRQLGRYQVVPDDEDLSVQVIELHPEATLPEALIQLIWNSCLYLKDDTQVPDPAKSELDPGYARWFEKRSRVDDAPEPDPRRPIKRPHIQAFDDKIQERLGWGEKEKGYKATIHALEESLRNLNFEKNLQAQEAEGEKKSLICENKTLRAQFQQMKKASEAPVRSWKDQKIIANLMERMQDYDSILAKTEKASDKAKEKIIQLNEKAKSSKEHQVIRFEEEMAQFEKREGSLDTFKGSAPCTIGRNEKVQQRTLACRY from the coding sequence atggtcttcccaaacaaagagcggacgattgatattcgcatagccagagtcgtacaagtcctcactaccaaagagcatcacactcttgccccgatcattctctcagacatttatcgggcattGACTTTGTGTAAGTCCGGagcaaaattcttcgaagggtgcaatattttgttgcaaatgtggttgactgaacatcttcgacatcaccccaagttcatgcaaTATGGTCATAGAAGAGACAATTTCATtaagagttatgaagaaagaataaaagattataaatctccagaaggggtggaagcctggatatcccacCTAAGATCTTTAATTGCAAGTCacattgagtggactttgggatggctcccggtaaaaGAGGTAATATACATGTCGGTCTTAAAGAGTTATTTGATGTTGTTGGGTTTGAAGAGTGCCCAGCTGTATGCaccacagagagttctaagacagctagggagataccaagtggtgcctgatgatgaagatttgagtgtgcaagtgattgagctacaccccgaagccacaCTCCCTGAGGCTTTAATCCAGCTAATTTGGAATAGTTGTctatacttgaaagatgatacccaagtTCCAGATCCTGCGAAAAGTGAGTTAGATCCAggttatgctaggtggtttgagaaaagatctcgtgtggatgatgcaccagaacccgatcccagaaggcccataaaaagaccACATATCcaagcctttgatgacaaaatccaagaacggttaggttggggtgaaaaggaaaaggggtacaaagcaactattcatgccttagaagaaagcctgaggaacctcaattttgagaaaaacttacaagcacaagaagcagaaggtgaaaagaagagtctgatttgcgagaataaaactctccgcgctcagtttcaacagatgaagaaagcctctgaagcgccagtgagaagttggaaagatcagaaaatcattgccaatctgatggaacggatgcaagattatgactccattttggcaaaaaccgaaaaggcgtcagacaaagctaaggaaaaaatcatacagTTAAATGAGAAGGCCAAATCTAGTAAAGAACACCAAGTAATAagatttgaagaagaaatggctcaattcGAAAAAAGAGAAGGATCATTGGATACATTCAAAGGCTCAGctccatgcacaattggaagaaatgagaaggtacaacAGAGAACATTAGCATGCAGATATTGA
- the LOC107779991 gene encoding pre-mRNA-splicing factor ATP-dependent RNA helicase DEAH1, with the protein MPSLPNSKKNQNRSTFSDHKVGRDEIRMACDLKTWVGEKLRSLGYNSTTIELDIAHIISASKRCSSPEDLANQFVDTGMFSSCDETRVSQFAQEIFARVDRKNRTNVYVQREREAALLAKKQKTYTLLEADEDDNNVQRRAVKRRTEEEKAMIENLRKKSRQEYLKKREQKKVEEIKCDIEEEGHLFEVDKLTESEQRELRYKKEIVDLVTKKQWSEEEADVYRIPEEYDNFEGGSVNQKKRFSVTTQRYKDEREIHPQQAWEQNQLDNATLHFGSKDRKTTDYQFVFENQIDFLKAAVMDSDGVSVNVDKQQPTSESSVKKSKLNEDRKDLPIYPYKDALLQAVQDHQVLIIVGETGSGKTTQIPQYLHEAGYTKNGGKIGCTQPRRVAAMRVAARVSHEMRVKLGHQVGYSIRFEDCTSEKTVLKYMTDGMLLREFLREPDLASYSVIMVDEAHERTLSTDVLFGLVKDVARARPDLKLLISSATLDAEKFSDYFDCAPIFKIPGRRFPIDIHHTKAPIADYVDAAVVTALQIHATQPQGDGDILIFLTGQEEIETAESIIKHRIKGLGTKIAELITCPIYANLPTELQAKIFEPTPEGARKVVLATNIAETSLTIDGIKYVIDTGFCKIKCYNPRTGTESLLVAPISKASANQRAGRSGRTGPGKCFRLYTAHSYMNDLEDNTIPEIQRTNLANIVLLLKSLGIKDLLNFDFMDRPPTEALLKALELLFALGALDEDGKLTKVGEKMAEFPLDPMLSKMIVASDKYKCSAEIISIAAMLSVGNSVFYRPKDRQDQADNAWMNFHIGNVGDHIALLKVYNSWKDTNFSTQWCYENYIQVRSMKIARDIRDQLEGLLERLGIELNSSVNDLEAVKKSIISGFFPHAARLQKNGSYRTVKHPQTGHIHPSSGLSQVLPRWVVYHELVLTTKEYMRQVTELKPEWLVEVAPHYYQLKDVEDSSSKKMPRGIGLASFK; encoded by the coding sequence ATGCCCTCTCTTCctaattcaaagaaaaatcaaaatcggTCTACCTTTTCTGATCACAAAGTTGGCAGAGACGAAATTAGGATGGCGTGTGATTTGAAGACGTGGGTTGGAGAGAAATTGAGGTCCCTAGGGTACAATTCAACGACGATAGAACTGGATATCGCTCATATTATTAGTGCATCTAAGAGATGTTCATCACCAGAGGATCTCGCAAATCAGTTTGTTGATACAGGAATGTTTTCATCCTGTGATGAAACTCGCGTAAGCCAGTTTGCTCAAGAAATTTTTGCCAGGGTTGATCGCAAAAATAGGACAAATGTGTATGTTCAACGAGAAAGAGAGGCCGCATTGTTGGCCAAGAAGCAGAAGACCTACACGCTTTTGGAGGCCGATGAAGACGACAACAATGTTCAAAGACGGGCGGTTAAGAGACGTACTGAAGAAGAAAAGGCTATGattgaaaatttgaggaaaaaatcTAGACAAGAGTATTTGAAGAAACGGGAGCAGAAGAAGGTAGAGGAAATCAAATGTGATATCGAAGAAGAGGGACACTTATTTGAGGTGGACAAATTGACTGAATCAGAACAACGGGAATTAAGGTACAAGAAGGAAATTGTTGACCTAGTTACTAAAAAGCAGTggtcagaagaagaggcggaTGTGTATAGGATTCCTGAAGAGTATGATAATTTTGAAGGTGGTAGTGTTAATCAGAAAAAGAGATTTTCTGTGACTACGCAACGTTACAAGGACGAACGGGAGATTCATCCACAACAAGCATGGGAGCAAAATCAGCTTGACAATGCAACACTTCATTTTGGATCAAAAGACAGAAAGACAACAGATTATCAATTTGTGTTTGAAAACCAAATTGATTTCTTAAAGGCAGCTGTGATGGATAGTGATGGTGTTAGTGTTAATGTTGATAAGCAGCAGCCTACCAGTGAGTCGTCAGTAAAAAAATCTAAACTTAACGAGGATAGGAAGGACCTACCAATTTATCCCTATAAGGATGCTTTGCTCCAAGCTGTTCAGGATCATCAGGTTCTTATTATAGTTGGAGAAACAGGTTCTGGGAAGACAACTCAAATACCTCAATATCTGCACGAGGCGGGTTATACTAAGAACGGTGGGAAGATTGGTTGTACTCAACCTCGTCGAGTTGCTGCAATGAGGGTTGCTGCACGAGTTTCTCATGAGATGAGAGTTAAACTCGGGCACCAAGTTGGTTATTCCATCCGTTTTGAAGACTGTACTTCTGAAAAAACTGTTCTGAAGTACATGACTGATGGAATGCTGCTAAGGGAGTTTCTTAGAGAGCCTGATTTGGCGAGCTATAGTGTCATCATGGTGGACGAGGCTCACGAAAGAACTTTGTCAACTGATGTTCTATTTGGCTTGGTTAAGGATGTTGCTCGTGCTCGCCCTGATCTCAAATTGCTTATTTCTAGTGCCACTCTGGATGCAGAAAAGTTCAGCGATTATTTTGATTGCGCTCCGATTTTTAAAATACCTGGAAGGCGGTTTCCTATTGACATACATCATACAAAAGCACCAATAGCAGATTACGTGGATGCAGCAGTAGTTACTGCCCTTCAAATCCATGCAACTCAACCACAGGGTGATGGTGATATATTAATTTTTTTGACGGGGCAGGAGGAGATTGAAACAGCCGAGAGTATCATTAAGCACCGGATAAAGGGTTTGGGAACAAAAATAGCAGAGCTGATAACTTGCCCAATATATGCAAACTTACCAACTGAACTACAAGCCAAGATATTTGAGCCCACTCCTGAAGGGGCTCGTAAGGTTGTCCTGGCTACAAATATAGCCGAGACATCTTTGACAATTGATGGGATTAAGTATGTTATTGATACAGGGTTTTGTAAGATCAAGTGTTACAACCCTCGGACAGGAACCGAGTCATTGCTGGTCGCTCCCATCTCGAAGGCGTCTGCCAATCAACGTGCTGGTCGCTCAGGACGAACAGGTCCTGGGAAGTGCTTCCGGTTATACACTGCACATAGCTACATGAACGATTTGGAAGATAACACAATTCCAGAAATACAAAGGACCAACCTTGCAAATATCGTGCTCTTACTCAAGAGCCTTGGGATTAAAGACTTGCTGAACTTTGACTTCATGGATCGTCCACCAACTGAAGCTCTACTTAAAGCCCTGGAGCTGTTGTTTGCGCTTGGTGCCCTTGATGAGGATGGTAAGTTAACCAAAGTGGGTGAAAAAATGGCTGAGTTTCCTCTGGATCCCATGCTATCCAAGATGATTGTTGCCTCTGACAAGTACAAGTGCTCTGCTGAGATAATAAGTATTGCTGCAATGCTTTCTGTGGGGAATTCAGTCTTCTATCGTCCAAAGGACAGACAAGACCAAGCTGACAACGCATGGATGAACTTTCACATAGGCAATGTGGGAGATCATATTGCTCTGCTTAAGGTTTACAATTCCTGGAAAGATACAAACTTTTCAACTCAATGGTGCTACGAGAATTATATCCAGGTCAGAAGCATGAAAATAGCTAGAGATATCCGAGATCAGTTAGAAGGCCTGCTGGAAAGGCTTGGAATTGAGTTGAATTCAAGTGTTAATGACTTGGAAGCAGTTAAGAAATCTATAATATCAGGATTCTTTCCCCACGCAGCAAGACTACAGAAGAATGGATCCTATCGAACTGTTAAGCATCCCCAGACAGGTCATATTCACCCCAGCTCAGGTTTATCACAGGTGCTTCCTAGATGGGTTGTCTACCATGAGCTGGTCCTGACAACTAAGGAGTACATGCGGCAGGTTACTGAATTGAAACCAGAATGGCTAGTAGAGGTAGCTCCCCACTACTATCAGTTGAAAGACGTTGAAGATTCTAGCTCAAAGAAAATGCCTCGTGGAATTGGCCTTGCATCTTTTAAATAG
- the LOC107779989 gene encoding aldehyde dehydrogenase family 2 member B7, mitochondrial → MNAYERSKILLRLADLIEKHNDQVATLETWDTGKLYEQASKIEVPMVVRLLRYYAGRTDKIHDMTIPADGPYHVQTLHEPIEVAGQIIPWNFPLLMFSWKIGHALACGNTVVLKTAEQTPLSAFYVAHLLQEAGLPEGVLNISSGFGLPERLVQITRSPYLRDSIPNSHHQWKKT, encoded by the exons ATGAATGCTTAT GAAAGGTCAAAGATATTGTTGCGCCTTGCTGATCTGATCGAAAAACATAACGATCAAGTTGCAACGCTCGAGACTTGGGATACTGGGAAACTATATGAACAGGCTTCTAAGATTGAAGTACCAATGGTTGTACGTCTACTCCGTTATTATGCTG GCCGGACAGATAAAATTCACGATATGACTATTCCTGCTGATGGACCATATCATGTTCAAACGTTGCATGAACCAATTGAAGTTGCGGGTCAGATTATTCCATGGAATTTTCCTCTTCTCATGTTTTCTTGGAAGATTGGACATGCTTTAGCTTGTGGCAACACTGTCGTGCTAAAGACAGCTGAGCAGACACCATTATCTGCATTCTATGTAGCACATCTATTACAGGAG GCTGGGCTGCCTGAAGGTGTTTTGAATATCAGTTCTGGTTTCGGGCTGCCTGAACGACTTGTCCAGATTACAAGAAGCCCGTACTTAAGGGACTCTATTCCCAACAGCCATCATCAGTGGAAGAAGACATGA